The genomic stretch CATGGTGGACCCGGCGGGGCGCTGACGCCCGGCGCCGGCCGCCTGCTGGGCGCCCTGTTGCGCCGGCCGGATCTGGCGGCGGTCGACCAGGATATGATCCTGTTCGACCAGAGGGGCGGGGGGCGCAGCGATCCGTCTATGGACTGTCCGGGGGTCGAACTGACTGACGCGGGGCCGCCGACGGACCAGGATCGCGACGGGTTGATCGCCTGTCTGAAAACCTATCAGGCGCAAGGTGTCGACCTGCGCTGGTACAACGCCGCCGCCATCGCCGACGATGTGCGCGACCTGACCCAGGCCCTGGGGCTGGAGAAGATCGACCTGCGCGGGGGCTCCTATGGGCCGCGGATCGAGGCGGCGGTGATCACCCACCAGCCGCAGATCGTGCGCGCTGCGGTGATGGACAGCCCCTGGCCGCCCGAAGGCAACTGGGCCGTCGGCACGCCGGAGCAGGTGTCCACGGCGGTGCGGCTGATCCTGACCAAATGCGCGGCCCAGGCCGACTGCACGGCGCGCCATCCGGCCCTCCAGGCGCGGTTCGAGGCCGAGGCGCGCAAATGGCTGGCCGGACCGGTCACGGGCAAGGACGGGCGCACCTTCACCGTCGATGACCTGTCCGCCTTCCTGATGGACACCACCTACAGCGGCCAGGGCGTGCGCCGCCTGCCCGCCGATCTGGACCGGATCATCGCCGGCGACCTGACGCCGGTGGCCGAGGTCGCGGAGAACCGGACCTATTATTTCGAGGGCCAGCACATGGCCCATCTTTGCAAAGAGGAACTGCCGTTCGAATCCAAGGCGCGGCTGGCGGCCGGGGCGGCTGGCGATCCTGTGGCGCAGGTGCTGGTTCCCTCGCTGGCGCGTCTGTTCGACGTCTGCGCGGCCGTTGATGTGGGCGCTGCCGACCCGGTCGAGAATCTGCCCGTGACCACGACCATTCCCACCCTGTTCGTCGCCGCCGAAATCGACCCGGGTTGCCCGCCCCATCTGACCGAGGCCGCCGCCAAGGGATATGCCGGCAGCCAGGTTGTCATCGTCACGAACGCCACCCACGGCGTGATCGACGCCAGCCCCTGCACCCGCCGCATGGCGCGCGACTTTCTGCGCGATCCGTCCGCGCCGGTGGACCGCACCTGTCTGCCGGCGACCGATACGCCGCTGGACTTCATAGAGGACGCCGCCGCGACCTGACCATGCTGCGACGAGAGGGTTTTCGACCATTCCCCCGGGTGTTCGTGGCGGTTCTGTTCGGACTGGTCGCCCTTGTCGCTGCGGGGTGGGGCGCCTGGATGATGACCCATGGCGTGCGCGTCGCACCGCAGGAGGCGCCGGTGGAGCGCGCGACGCGGCAGATCCGCGAGCAGTTGGGGCGCGACGCTGAGCTGCGTTATGCGGAACTGGGCGAGAAGCGCGCCGCCTGCGGCTATGTCGGACGGGTTCGTGGCGGTCCGGCGGTCGGTTTCGTCTCCCTGACCAATCGCATCCTGTTCAGCGACGACCCGCTGCCCACCGAATTCCGCGAGATGCGCGAACGCTATTGTCCCGGCTTCCTGACCGCCCCGCCGACGCGCTAGACTGGATTCATGACCGATCTGCCTACAGCCGGCCGTTTCGACGGACGCGATCACCTGTTGCCGGTGCGCGTCTATTATGAGGACACGG from Brevundimonas sp. SL130 encodes the following:
- a CDS encoding alpha/beta hydrolase, with translation MILRTLAILAVVSGLAALASPVKASTPVFTDTPCPAEWPTGVREVRCGTLTVDEARDGSTDRRIGVAVVILKASQPYKDASGHFLPPVVMFHGGPGGALTPGAGRLLGALLRRPDLAAVDQDMILFDQRGGGRSDPSMDCPGVELTDAGPPTDQDRDGLIACLKTYQAQGVDLRWYNAAAIADDVRDLTQALGLEKIDLRGGSYGPRIEAAVITHQPQIVRAAVMDSPWPPEGNWAVGTPEQVSTAVRLILTKCAAQADCTARHPALQARFEAEARKWLAGPVTGKDGRTFTVDDLSAFLMDTTYSGQGVRRLPADLDRIIAGDLTPVAEVAENRTYYFEGQHMAHLCKEELPFESKARLAAGAAGDPVAQVLVPSLARLFDVCAAVDVGAADPVENLPVTTTIPTLFVAAEIDPGCPPHLTEAAAKGYAGSQVVIVTNATHGVIDASPCTRRMARDFLRDPSAPVDRTCLPATDTPLDFIEDAAAT